From a single Paraburkholderia sp. D15 genomic region:
- a CDS encoding DUF3761 domain-containing protein has translation MQGIAFHHTLRRGAVAAALLLFGMSSAFAYVAPDTSPDEANLSNHNTYTNRDGNTVHAPARSLSGKAPDGATARCRDGSYSFSRHRSGTCSRHGGVANWL, from the coding sequence ATGCAAGGCATCGCCTTCCATCACACCCTGCGCCGCGGCGCGGTCGCCGCCGCGCTGCTGCTGTTCGGGATGTCGTCCGCGTTCGCGTACGTCGCGCCCGACACCTCGCCCGACGAAGCCAACCTCAGCAACCACAACACCTATACCAACCGCGACGGCAACACCGTGCATGCGCCCGCCCGCTCGTTGTCGGGCAAAGCGCCCGACGGCGCGACCGCGCGCTGCCGCGACGGCAGCTACAGCTTCAGCCGCCATCGCAGCGGCACCTGCTCGCGGCACGGCGGCGTCGCCAACTGGCTCTGA